CATCAGCACCAGTGGCGGCAGCGGCGACGTGTCGCTGTATGTCAGCTTCGACGAGGAGCCCTCCGCGGGCGACGCGGATTACAGCTCCACCCGTCCGGGCAACAGCGAGACGGTGCGTGTGGCCAATCCGCAGGCCGGCACGTACTACATCAAGCTGGTTGGCGTGCGTGCCTACAGCAACGTGACGCTGCAGGCCCGCCACAACTGAGTCTGGCGGTTTGAAGGAAAGCCCCCGGCAGTGCCGGGGGCTTTTCATTTCAGCGGCACCCGGGGCAGCGGCGTACGTCGTACCTGTCCCTGCTCAGTAACGTAATGCCGACTCCAGCGTGATGTCGGGATGGGGCCAGCGCGTACGTGCGTCCAGGGCGTCGAGTTCCACCAGTACACCGACGCCGACCAGTTCCACGTCGAGGCGCCGCAGCAGGCGCACGCTGGCGACGAGGGTGCCGCCAGTGGCGAGCACGTCGTCGACCAGCAGCACGCGCTGGCCGGCGGACAGCGCGTCGGCATGGATCTCCAGCCGGTCACGGCCGTATTCGAGTGCGTACTCCTCGTGCAGCGTCCGCGCCGGCAGCTTGCCGGGTTTGCGGATCGGCACGAACCCGGTACCCAGCGAAAGCGCCAGCGCGCTGCCGATGATGAAACCGCGCGACTCGACGCCCGCCACCGCGTCGATGCGGGTGGCGCGCCACGGCGCCGCCATCGCGTCGATGGCCGCGGCCAGGCCGCGGGCGTCCGCGAGCAACGGAGTGATGTCGCTGAAGCGGATCCCGGGCCGCGGGAAATCCGCCACTTCGCGGATCAGGTGGTGCCAGTCGTGCATGCAGGGTCTCCGGAGGGTGACGCATCATCGCCACGTCGCAGGTTAAGGCCGCAGCCATCTTCGCAGCGTCGTTTCACCGCCTGTTTGCGGCGGGATGCGCACCATCGCGCCACACCTTCGCGGAGAACGACATGAACAAGTTCCGCAGCTTCGCCGGCGCCGCCGTGCTGTCGCTGGCAGCCTTCGGCACCGCGCACGCGCAGACCTATGGCCCGCAGGACGAAGGGCGCCGCTTCAACGACGGCAGCCGCGTCCTCTGCGAGGACGTCGAAGTCCAGCGCGCCGCCAGTGATCCCAATCGCGTCGCCGGCACCGCCGCCGGTGCGGTGATCGGCGGTCTGGTCGGCAACCAGATCGGCAGCGGCAGCGGTCGCAAGCTGGCCACTGTCGGCGGCGCCGTTGCCGGTGGTGCGATCGGTCGCAATGTCCAGGGCAACCAGCAGGAAGCCCGCGGCGATCGCGTCGTCGAGCAGCGCTGCCGACGCATCCACAACTGACGCGTCGCCCGGCGATTGCAAAAGGAAGGGCCCGCAGCGCGGGCCCTTCTGCTGTCGCACACAGCGACAGTCCGTCTGCGCTCCAGGCGCCGGGTCAGGGCTGCTCGCCGCTGCCAGCCGGCACCAGCCGGAACATGCGCCCGCTGGCACCGCGGCCGCCATCCTCGAGCAGCCACAGCGCACCATCGGGTGCCTGCTCCACTTCGCGGATGCGGGTCTGCATCGGATAGCGCTCGACCTCGCGCGCGGTATCGCCATCGAAGGCCACCCGCACCAGCGCCTGCGACGACAGCCCGCCAATCAGGCCGCTACCGCGCCAGTCGGGAAACCGCTCGCCGTCGTAGATGACGAAGCCGGCCGGCGAGATCACCGGCGTCCACACCACGGCGGGGGTGTGGAATTCGGGTCGCGTTGCATGGTCGGGAATCGGCCGGCCATCGTAGTGCTCGCCTTCGGAGACGATGGGATAGCCGTAGTTGGCGCCGCGCTCGATCAGGTTCAGCTCGTCGCCGTTCTTCGGGCCCATTTCATGCACCCACAGCCTGCCGTCGGCATCGAAGGCGAGACCCAGTGGATTGCGATGACCCAGCGACCACACCTGGGCGGCGACGCCACCCTGCTCGACGAACGGGTTGTCCGCCGGCACGCTGCCGTCGTCATGCAGGCGGATCACCTTGCCGAGATTGGACGCCATGTCCTGCGACGGATCGAACTTCTGCCGCTCGCCCGACGTGATCCACAGCATGCCGTCACGGTCGAACGCGATCCGGTGGGCGTAGTGGCCCTGGCCGGACACCTTCGGCACCTGCCGCCAGATCACCGCGAGGTCCTGCAGCTGGCCCGCGTCGCCGTCGATCTGCAGGCGCGCGCGGGCGACCACGCCGCCGGCACCGCCATCGCCGGCTTCGGCGTAGCTGAGATAGACCAGGCCGTTGTCCGCGAATCCAGGATGCAGGACCACGTCTCCCAGGCCGCCCTGTCCGCCGTAGGCGACCTCGGGCACGCCGGCGATCTGGTTGCTGCGCCCGCTGGCGGGATCGAAGAGCTTCAACGCACCCGGCTTCTCGGTCACCAGCAGGCGACCGTCCGGCAGGAAGGTCATCGCCCACGGTTCGTTGAACCGGGCCACGTCCTCGGTCACGAAAGGCCGGCCGTCGGCCGCAGGCAGGGCGACCGTGCGCGCAGGGGCAGTCGTGGCGGGCGCGGCATCGGCCGCGGGCGACGTGGCGGCGTCCGCACGGGCGCTGGTGTCGGCGCTGCAGGCGGCGAGTGCGGCGATGCAGGCGGCGGCAAGCAGGTGTCGGGTCATGGCAGCGTCCGGCTGGGAGAAAGGGAAAGGGTAACCCGTGCCAAAGCGCGGCAGAACGGATGCAGGAACGAAGTGGGCCACGGGGATTGCATTCACCGCCGCGCAGCCGCGGGCCCTGTCGGCGAGGAACAGTCGGGCGTGCGAGCCGCTGCCACGCACCTCCGCGAGGCGGCGACGGCCGCCTACGCCATCTCCGGTGCCTGCATGTGTGGTGGCGCACCTCCTACAATCCGCTGATGCACTCATCCTCTCCCGAGACCGCGAGCGGCAGCGGCATCCGCCTCGTCGGATTCGACGCCGACGACACCCTGTGGCGCAGCGAAGACTATTTCGCCGCCGCGCAGGGCGAATTCGAACGCATCGTGGGCGGCTATATCGACCTCGACAACGTGCGCGCACGCGAGCGATTGCTGGCGATCGAGAAAGGCAACCTGGCGCTGTTCGGCTATGGCGTCAAAGGCATGGCGCTGTCGATGATCGAGGCCGCGGTGGACATCACCGCGCAGCGCATCAGTGCCAGCGACCTGCACGCGATCGTCGCCATCGCCAAGGACATGCTGCGCCACCCGGTGGAGCTGTTGCCCGATGTCCGCGAGGCGGTGGAAGCGGTGGCGCGCGAGCATGCGGTGGTGCTGATCACCAAGGGCGACCTGTTCCACCAGGAAGCGAAGGTGCGCCAGTCGGGGCTGGCCGACCTGTTCGGCCGCATCGAGATCGTGAGCGAGAAGGACGATGCCACCTACCACCGCGTGCTGGGCGAG
This portion of the Luteimonas yindakuii genome encodes:
- a CDS encoding adenine phosphoribosyltransferase, whose translation is MHDWHHLIREVADFPRPGIRFSDITPLLADARGLAAAIDAMAAPWRATRIDAVAGVESRGFIIGSALALSLGTGFVPIRKPGKLPARTLHEEYALEYGRDRLEIHADALSAGQRVLLVDDVLATGGTLVASVRLLRRLDVELVGVGVLVELDALDARTRWPHPDITLESALRY
- a CDS encoding glycine zipper 2TM domain-containing protein, with translation MNKFRSFAGAAVLSLAAFGTAHAQTYGPQDEGRRFNDGSRVLCEDVEVQRAASDPNRVAGTAAGAVIGGLVGNQIGSGSGRKLATVGGAVAGGAIGRNVQGNQQEARGDRVVEQRCRRIHN
- a CDS encoding PQQ-dependent sugar dehydrogenase, with translation MTRHLLAAACIAALAACSADTSARADAATSPAADAAPATTAPARTVALPAADGRPFVTEDVARFNEPWAMTFLPDGRLLVTEKPGALKLFDPASGRSNQIAGVPEVAYGGQGGLGDVVLHPGFADNGLVYLSYAEAGDGGAGGVVARARLQIDGDAGQLQDLAVIWRQVPKVSGQGHYAHRIAFDRDGMLWITSGERQKFDPSQDMASNLGKVIRLHDDGSVPADNPFVEQGGVAAQVWSLGHRNPLGLAFDADGRLWVHEMGPKNGDELNLIERGANYGYPIVSEGEHYDGRPIPDHATRPEFHTPAVVWTPVISPAGFVIYDGERFPDWRGSGLIGGLSSQALVRVAFDGDTAREVERYPMQTRIREVEQAPDGALWLLEDGGRGASGRMFRLVPAGSGEQP
- a CDS encoding HAD family hydrolase; amino-acid sequence: MHSSSPETASGSGIRLVGFDADDTLWRSEDYFAAAQGEFERIVGGYIDLDNVRARERLLAIEKGNLALFGYGVKGMALSMIEAAVDITAQRISASDLHAIVAIAKDMLRHPVELLPDVREAVEAVAREHAVVLITKGDLFHQEAKVRQSGLADLFGRIEIVSEKDDATYHRVLGEFNLTPAQFCMVGNSLRSDIAPVLRLGGWAVHVPYHLTWEHEREAEIDLALQGRWRELAGLDGLPAAVRSLHAMASAQP